A stretch of Manis javanica isolate MJ-LG chromosome 1, MJ_LKY, whole genome shotgun sequence DNA encodes these proteins:
- the LOC108401443 gene encoding guanylate cyclase soluble subunit beta-2-like isoform X3: MEALLKLFGQHFFKFCKMSGYDRMLRTLGGNLTEFIENLDALHSYLALSYQEMNAPSFRVERGVDGKTLLHYYSDRRGLCHIVPGILEAVARDFFDIDVTMDVLGMNQEEERTGKKEHVVFLIVQKPRRQALEAAFLRMKERYWSVSAGPVRRSRWEAVRSALRLGEGRLVNTFMPIYPERLWIDEKTFCSAVPFHIVFDESLRIKQAGVNIQKYVPGLLTQKIRLDECFSIIHPQVTFDIFSICKFINSQFVLKARREMMPKAWKSQPTLKLRGQMIWMAPTRCMVYMCSPKLRSLRELEEHGMHLSDIAPHDTTRDLILLNQQRLAEMELSTQLERKKEELRVLSRHLAAEKKKTETLLYAMLPEHVANQLKEGQKVAAGEFKTCTILFSDVVTFTNICAACEPIQIVNMLNSMYSRFDRLTSVHEVYKVETIGDAYMVVGGVPVPVRNHAQRVANFALGMRTSAREVMNPVTREPIQIRVGIHTGPVLAGVVGDKMPRYCLFGDTVNTASRMESHGLPNEVHLSPATYRALENQGFEIIERGEIEVKGKGKMTTYFLVRSLSASEDEVPGRPAARLDSAASDESTPEGIPGAGPDSMEAAAGQWSSAQTKTHPFPTDTLPSGFCALL; this comes from the exons GAGATGAACGCACCGTCGTTCCGTGTGGAGAGAGGAGTAGATGGGAAAACGCTCCTGCACTACTACTCTGACCGGAGGGGTCTGTGCCACATTGTGCCAG GCATCCTTGAGGCTGTGGCCAGAGACTTCTTTGACATTGACGTGACCATGGATGTCCTTGGCATGAatcaggaggaggagaggacgGGGAAGAAGGAGCACGTTGTGTTTCTGATTGTGCAGAAGCCCCGCAGACAG gCCCTGGAGGCAGCCTTCCTTAGGATGAAGGAGAGGTACTGGAGTGTCTCTGCTGGTCCTGTGAGGAGATCCCGCTGGGAGGCTGTGAGAAGTGCACTCAGGCTTGGGGAAG GACGTCTCGTGAACACCTTCATGCCGATTTATCCCGAGCGGCTCTGGATTGATGAGAAGACCTTCTGCAGCGCAGTTCCTTTCCACATTGTCTTTGATGAATCC CTAAGGATCAAGCAAGCTGGAGTGAATATCCAGAAGTATGTCCCAGGACTCCTAACCCAGAAGATCCGATTAGACGAGTGTTTCTCCATCATTCATCCCCAAGTCACCTTCGACATATTCAGCATCTGCAAATTTATCAACAGCCAGTTTGTCCTGAAGGCACGAAGAGAAATGATGCCTAAAGCTTGGAAAAGCCAGCCCACGCTCAAACTCCGAG GCCAGATGATCTGGATGGCGCCCACGCGGTGCATGGTGTACATGTGCTCCCCGAAGCTCCGCAGCCTGCGCGAGCTGGAGGAGCACGGGATGCATCTGTCCGACATCGCCCCTCACGACACCACCAGGGACCTCATCCTCCTGAACCAGCAGCGGCTGGCCGAGATGGAGCTGTCCACCCAGCTGGAGCGGAAAAAGGAGGAGCTGCGGGTCCTCTCCAGGCACCTGGCCGCCGAAAAGAAGAAGACGGAGACCCTGCTTTATGCCATGCTGCCCGAGCACGTGGCCAACCAGCTGAAGGAAGGACAAAAGGTCGCTGCAG GAGAATTCAAGACCTGCACCATCCTTTTCAGTGACGTGGTGACGTTCACCAACATCTGTGCTGCCTGCGAACCGATCCAAATAGTGAATATGCTGAACTCAATGTACTCCAGGTTTGACAGGTTAACGAGCGTCCACGAGGTCTACAAA GTGGAGACCATAGGAGACGCCTACATGGTGGTGGGGGGCGTCCCGGTGCCCGTCAGAAACCACGCTCAGAGAGTGGCCAACTTCGCCTTGGGGATGAGGACGTCTGCGAGAGAGGTGATGAATCCTGTCACCCGGGAGCCCATCCAG ATCAGAGTGGGTATCCACACAGGACCAGTCTTAGCAGGTGTGGTTGGGGACAAGATGCCCCGGTACTGCCTGTTTGGAGACACTGTGAACACAGCTTCCAGAATGGAAAGTCACGGGCTGCCCAACGAAGTGCACCTCAGTCCTGCCACCTACAG AGCCCTGGAAAACCAAGGGTTTGAAATAATCGAAAGAGGTGAAATCGAAGTGAAGGGTAAAGGGAAAATGACCACTTACTTTCTGGTCCGGAGCCTGAGCGCCTCCGAGGACGAGGTCCCGGGCAGGCCTGCAGCGCGGCTGGACAGCGCTG CTTCTGACGAATCAACACCGGAAGGGATTCCGGGGGCAGGACCGGACTCCATGGAGGCGGCTGCGGGACAATGGTCTTCAGCCCAGACGAAGACGCACCCCTTTCCCACTGACACTCTGCCTTCTGGTTTCTGCGCTCTGTTGTAA